One Longimicrobium terrae DNA segment encodes these proteins:
- a CDS encoding NAD(+)/NADH kinase gives MSAAERGPRRIGVVGHSHYGMLQETLTRLADFARREGVLLFYEPPLREYVGDGELLTPEMCAGLDLLLTLGGDGTLLRGARLVVREGVPVLGVNLGHLGFLTSAPRDGMEDALEKWIAGDFTIDERMALECHAETADGEQGRRHLALNDAVLHKTGAARVIRLAVSAYKDVVGSYSADGIILATPTGSTAYSLSAGGPIVAPSVHCIIATPICPHTLGVRPLVLPADETITVEVLSPTEELILTIDGQDHERLVPGQKVVVYRAPRPVRLVRFDGQTFFSTLRRKLRWGDLVERE, from the coding sequence GTGAGCGCCGCGGAACGCGGGCCGCGCCGCATTGGCGTCGTAGGGCACTCGCACTACGGGATGCTGCAGGAAACCCTCACCCGTCTGGCGGATTTCGCCCGGCGGGAGGGGGTTCTGCTGTTCTACGAGCCGCCGCTGCGCGAGTACGTGGGCGACGGCGAGCTGCTGACCCCGGAGATGTGCGCCGGGCTGGACCTGCTGCTCACGCTGGGCGGGGACGGCACGCTGCTGCGCGGGGCGCGACTCGTCGTGCGCGAGGGCGTCCCGGTGCTGGGCGTGAACCTGGGGCACCTGGGGTTTCTGACCTCCGCGCCGCGCGACGGAATGGAGGACGCGCTGGAAAAGTGGATCGCCGGCGACTTCACCATCGACGAGCGGATGGCGCTGGAGTGCCACGCGGAGACCGCGGACGGGGAGCAGGGCAGGCGGCACCTGGCGCTGAACGACGCCGTGCTGCACAAGACCGGCGCCGCGCGCGTCATCCGGCTGGCGGTGAGCGCGTACAAGGACGTGGTGGGCAGCTACAGCGCGGACGGAATCATCCTGGCCACGCCCACGGGGTCGACGGCGTACTCGCTTTCCGCCGGCGGGCCCATCGTAGCGCCATCGGTGCACTGCATCATCGCCACGCCCATCTGCCCGCACACGCTGGGGGTGCGGCCGCTGGTGCTGCCCGCGGACGAGACGATCACCGTGGAGGTGCTGTCCCCTACGGAGGAACTGATTCTGACCATCGACGGGCAGGACCACGAGCGGCTGGTGCCCGGGCAGAAGGTGGTTGTCTACCGCGCGCCCAGGCCGGTGCGCCTGGTGCGCTTCGACGGCCAGACCTTCTTTTCCACCCTGCGCCGCAAGCTGCGCTGGGGCGACCTGGTGGAGCGCGAGTAG
- a CDS encoding TlpA family protein disulfide reductase — MYLSRLLPPLAGVLLAACSSGEPLAKASMEHGISPGDAVASVKVPCMSGPDREVAEKNKLQVVTFATPYDCSACTPHMAGVPRVLRHINEDQKGFVVVWSPNKKMLQRSLGQAKSDLPICIDEAGVFWDRHDIQHTPFTVVIDDGRVVYTTDAVFTQRDTEEKFARDLKVLIARSASARAPSRSTASR; from the coding sequence ATGTACCTGTCGAGACTTCTGCCGCCATTGGCGGGTGTGCTGCTGGCGGCCTGTTCCTCGGGCGAGCCGCTGGCCAAGGCCAGCATGGAGCACGGGATTTCCCCCGGCGATGCCGTGGCGTCCGTCAAGGTTCCCTGCATGTCGGGCCCGGACCGCGAAGTAGCCGAAAAGAACAAGTTGCAGGTGGTTACCTTTGCAACGCCCTATGACTGCTCGGCATGCACGCCCCACATGGCTGGAGTGCCCCGTGTGCTCAGGCACATAAACGAGGACCAGAAGGGTTTTGTGGTGGTCTGGAGCCCGAACAAGAAGATGCTTCAGCGCTCCCTGGGGCAGGCGAAAAGCGATCTGCCCATCTGCATTGATGAAGCGGGCGTGTTCTGGGATCGCCACGACATCCAGCATACGCCTTTTACGGTCGTAATCGATGACGGACGCGTCGTTTACACGACAGACGCGGTTTTCACGCAGCGGGACACCGAGGAAAAGTTCGCCCGTGATCTGAAGGTTCTGATTGCGCGGTCGGCGTCGGCCCGCGCACCGTCTCGTTCCACGGCTTCACGATAG
- a CDS encoding 6-bladed beta-propeller has protein sequence MGDISDFRVSEGRFYILDGPSKRVRVFDTRGQLVSTIGRQGSGPGEFRSPVSIAVLGNELLVADVAVDNALSRFNAQGAFLDRRRYGVVAQASSLATDADMVASMRMLTIADPAKEGWNVVAIANARGDSVGSGCVIDPRYVESRKVDGTLSHFGFGNVSVRGGEVYCTQGISPIVQVMDLTGRPIRQIRTAPPFYLAPKDKKLDLNQKAIFEFLGSFTTNAGYVPVEGGFVSMYTRFNEDEGEVRYHLLVCREGTPMRCGTLENIRKPIYIPSLDSIYLQEEMEPNAPVTIGIYRIAGLTE, from the coding sequence GTGGGCGACATCAGTGATTTCCGAGTTTCGGAGGGCCGGTTCTACATTCTTGACGGCCCCTCCAAGCGGGTCCGCGTTTTTGACACTCGCGGCCAGCTTGTCAGCACGATCGGCCGGCAGGGGTCAGGGCCGGGCGAGTTCCGGTCCCCGGTGTCCATCGCGGTGCTCGGCAACGAACTGCTGGTGGCCGATGTGGCGGTGGACAATGCACTTTCGCGATTCAATGCTCAGGGCGCGTTCCTGGACCGCAGGCGGTACGGCGTCGTTGCACAGGCGTCATCTCTGGCCACGGATGCGGACATGGTGGCGTCCATGCGCATGCTGACCATCGCGGACCCCGCGAAAGAGGGCTGGAACGTGGTCGCCATCGCAAACGCCCGCGGAGACTCGGTCGGGTCCGGCTGCGTGATCGATCCGCGGTACGTGGAAAGCAGAAAGGTTGACGGGACTCTTTCGCACTTCGGTTTCGGGAACGTGTCGGTGCGGGGGGGCGAGGTGTACTGCACGCAGGGGATCAGCCCGATCGTGCAGGTCATGGACCTCACGGGAAGGCCGATCCGCCAGATCCGGACTGCGCCTCCGTTCTACCTGGCCCCGAAGGACAAGAAGCTGGACCTGAACCAGAAGGCCATCTTCGAGTTCCTGGGAAGCTTTACGACCAATGCCGGCTACGTACCCGTCGAGGGGGGCTTCGTATCCATGTATACGCGGTTCAACGAGGACGAAGGCGAGGTCCGGTACCACCTGCTTGTCTGCCGCGAGGGCACGCCCATGCGGTGCGGAACGCTGGAAAATATCCGCAAGCCGATCTACATCCCTTCCCTGGACAGCATCTACCTGCAGGAAGAGATGGAGCCCAACGCACCCGTCACGATTGGAATCTACCGCATCGCCGGCCTGACGGAGTGA
- a CDS encoding alpha/beta fold hydrolase yields the protein MPLAHLFGDATLSLLAARTPKPVLTWPLAPVDTSAVRRVEPIVVPANGLQITCETFGDPAHPPILLIMGLAAQMVQWDDEFCARLAVRGWFVIRYDNRDIGRSTWMTGAPVPRVVALVAAKRRGLPVGVPYLLDDMARDALGVLDALGIASAHVVGVSMGGMIAQSVAVLAPGRVRSLTSVMSHTGEDDLPHPHWRASAALFLPAPRGRDAVVRRAITMWRILNGHRIAVDLARTRTQVLKAYERGRNPSGVARQLAAILASPSRADALRELRIPTLVIHGDEDPLVPLQGGRRTAELIPGARLEIIPAMGHALPPPLWDTLINHITTHARNADG from the coding sequence ATGCCCCTGGCGCACCTGTTCGGCGACGCGACGCTCAGCCTGCTGGCGGCGCGCACGCCCAAGCCCGTCCTCACCTGGCCGCTGGCGCCGGTGGACACCTCCGCCGTCCGCCGCGTGGAGCCTATCGTCGTTCCCGCCAACGGGCTGCAGATCACCTGCGAAACGTTCGGCGACCCCGCGCATCCGCCCATTCTGCTCATCATGGGGCTGGCAGCGCAGATGGTGCAGTGGGACGACGAGTTCTGCGCGCGGCTGGCGGTTCGTGGATGGTTCGTGATCCGCTACGACAACCGCGACATCGGGCGCAGCACGTGGATGACGGGCGCGCCGGTGCCGCGGGTCGTGGCGCTGGTGGCGGCAAAACGGCGCGGGCTCCCGGTGGGCGTTCCGTATCTGCTGGACGACATGGCGCGCGACGCGCTCGGCGTGCTGGACGCGCTGGGGATCGCGAGCGCGCACGTCGTGGGCGTGTCGATGGGCGGAATGATCGCGCAGAGCGTGGCCGTCCTGGCGCCCGGCCGCGTGCGATCGCTCACCAGCGTCATGTCGCACACGGGGGAGGATGACCTGCCGCATCCGCACTGGCGCGCGTCCGCCGCGCTGTTCCTCCCGGCGCCGCGGGGAAGGGATGCGGTAGTGAGGCGAGCGATCACGATGTGGCGGATCCTGAATGGACATCGAATCGCCGTGGACCTCGCCCGGACGCGGACGCAGGTGCTCAAGGCGTACGAGCGCGGGCGCAACCCGTCCGGCGTGGCCCGGCAGCTCGCGGCGATCCTGGCCAGCCCCAGCCGCGCGGACGCGTTGCGCGAACTGCGGATTCCCACGCTGGTGATCCACGGGGATGAAGATCCGCTGGTTCCGCTGCAAGGCGGCAGGCGTACGGCCGAACTCATCCCCGGCGCGCGGCTGGAGATCATCCCCGCGATGGGCCACGCGCTCCCGCCGCCGCTGTGGGACACCCTCATCAACCACATCACGACACACGCGCGCAACGCGGACGGCTGA
- a CDS encoding tetratricopeptide repeat protein, which translates to MTRVARRKLLWFGGLIVLMAVAAVIFRLMDGPFAIFAAALVALIPGRIQRTFYRDLFAARRTMSHGRYAESAEHSRRFLADIREQPGLKRLMWIAWPGRTVDAEAMALNNLGGAQVELGEWDAASRHLTEAIRIDPEYSVPRFNLALIAAVRGDRETAERLHGEARAMGYARGSIDALLRHADELRTRFASPATV; encoded by the coding sequence ATGACCCGCGTCGCGCGGCGGAAGCTGCTCTGGTTCGGCGGGCTGATCGTGCTGATGGCGGTTGCCGCGGTGATCTTCCGGCTGATGGACGGGCCGTTCGCCATCTTTGCCGCCGCGCTGGTGGCGCTCATCCCCGGCCGCATTCAGCGCACCTTCTACCGCGACCTGTTCGCCGCGCGCCGCACGATGTCGCACGGCCGCTACGCGGAATCCGCCGAGCACTCCCGCCGCTTTCTGGCCGACATCCGTGAACAGCCCGGGCTCAAGCGGCTGATGTGGATCGCGTGGCCGGGGCGCACGGTGGACGCGGAGGCAATGGCGCTCAACAACCTGGGCGGCGCGCAGGTGGAACTGGGCGAGTGGGACGCCGCTTCCCGCCACCTGACGGAAGCCATCCGCATCGATCCCGAGTACTCCGTCCCCCGCTTCAACCTCGCGTTGATCGCCGCCGTCCGCGGTGACCGTGAGACTGCCGAACGCCTGCACGGCGAGGCGCGCGCGATGGGTTATGCTCGCGGCTCCATCGACGCGCTGCTGCGGCACGCGGACGAACTGCGGACGCGCTTCGCGTCACCCGCCACGGTCTGA